In Herbaspirillum seropedicae, a single window of DNA contains:
- a CDS encoding GntP family permease, protein MEAVQGSALLVYALVAVIALIVLIAKFKMNPFIVLIVVSLVLGLAVGMPMGNIVKAFETGVGNALGHIALVVGLGTMLGKMMAESGGAERIANTMIKAFGEKNVHWAMMTVAFIVGLPVFFEVGFVLLVPIAFNVAKRTGTNMVLVGIPMVAGLSVVHGLIPPHPAALLAVTAYSADIGRTILYALIVGIPTAIIAGPIFGKLISKVVIPNPDNPLISQFVDEGKKDRELPGFGITLFTILLPVALMLIGSWADLFFAPKTFANDFLRLIGNSVIALLIATLVSFWTFGRARGFGADQILKFTNECLAPIASITLVVGAGAGFGRILMDGGVSKAIVGIATDAHLSPLILGWFVAALIRVATGSATVAMTTACGIVAPIVSTVGGVRPELMVLATGAGSLILSHVNDGGFWLVKEYFNMTVPQTFKTWTVMETLVSVLALLFTLALATVV, encoded by the coding sequence ATGGAGGCAGTACAAGGAAGTGCGCTACTGGTGTACGCGCTGGTAGCGGTGATCGCACTGATCGTGCTGATCGCCAAGTTCAAGATGAATCCATTCATCGTATTGATCGTGGTGTCGCTGGTGCTGGGCCTGGCCGTGGGCATGCCGATGGGCAACATCGTCAAGGCCTTCGAGACCGGTGTGGGCAACGCCCTGGGGCATATCGCGCTGGTGGTGGGTCTGGGCACCATGCTGGGCAAGATGATGGCCGAGTCCGGCGGGGCAGAGCGCATCGCCAACACCATGATCAAGGCCTTCGGCGAGAAGAACGTGCATTGGGCCATGATGACGGTGGCCTTCATTGTCGGCCTGCCGGTGTTCTTCGAAGTCGGTTTCGTGCTGCTGGTGCCGATTGCCTTCAACGTCGCCAAGCGTACCGGGACCAATATGGTGCTGGTGGGCATTCCCATGGTGGCGGGCCTGTCGGTGGTGCACGGTCTGATTCCGCCGCACCCGGCGGCGCTGCTGGCGGTGACCGCATATAGCGCCGATATCGGTCGCACCATCCTGTATGCGTTGATCGTCGGTATTCCCACGGCCATCATCGCCGGCCCCATCTTCGGCAAGCTGATCTCCAAGGTGGTCATCCCCAATCCGGACAATCCGCTGATTTCGCAGTTCGTCGATGAGGGCAAGAAGGATCGTGAACTGCCGGGCTTCGGCATCACGCTCTTCACCATCCTGCTGCCGGTGGCGCTGATGCTGATCGGTAGCTGGGCCGACCTGTTCTTCGCACCCAAGACCTTCGCCAATGACTTCCTGCGCCTGATCGGCAATTCGGTGATCGCGCTGTTGATCGCCACCCTGGTGAGCTTCTGGACCTTTGGCCGCGCCCGTGGCTTTGGTGCTGACCAGATTCTCAAATTCACCAACGAATGCCTGGCCCCGATTGCCAGCATCACGCTGGTGGTGGGCGCCGGCGCCGGCTTTGGTCGCATCCTGATGGATGGCGGCGTCTCCAAGGCCATCGTGGGCATCGCCACAGACGCCCATCTGTCGCCGCTGATCCTGGGCTGGTTCGTGGCCGCCCTGATCCGCGTGGCGACCGGTTCGGCCACGGTGGCCATGACCACCGCCTGCGGCATCGTCGCTCCCATCGTCTCCACCGTTGGCGGCGTGCGTCCGGAGCTGATGGTGCTGGCCACTGGCGCGGGTTCGCTGATCCTGTCGCACGTCAATGACGGCGGCTTCTGGCTGGTCAAGGAATACTTCAACATGACCGTGCCGCAGACCTTCAAGACCTGGACCGTGATGGAAACCCTGGTCTCGGTACTGGCGCTGCTGTTCACGCTGGCGCTGGCGACGGTGGTCTGA
- the rpsO gene encoding 30S ribosomal protein S15, giving the protein MSIEKAAKAAIISENARGTNDTGSPEVQVALLTARINDLNGHFKAHVKDHHSRRGLIKMVNRRKSLLSYLKNKDADRYRALIEKLGLRK; this is encoded by the coding sequence ATGTCCATCGAAAAAGCAGCCAAGGCTGCCATTATCTCCGAAAACGCCCGCGGCACGAACGACACCGGTTCTCCGGAAGTGCAAGTCGCTCTGCTGACCGCACGCATCAACGACCTGAACGGCCACTTCAAGGCCCACGTCAAGGATCACCACTCCCGTCGTGGCCTGATCAAGATGGTCAACCGTCGCAAGAGCCTGCTGTCCTACCTGAAGAACAAGGACGCTGACCGTTACCGCGCCCTGATCGAGAAACTCGGTCTGCGTAAGTAA
- a CDS encoding RidA family protein, translating into MSIQRFGVEGGSGTGGQHLPFARAVAADGWLYVSGQVAMENGEVIDGGIVAQSHKAIQNVLAILKEAGYGPEHVVRCGVWLDDARDFQSFNKVFKEYFGANPPARACVVSSMVVDCKVEVDCVAFKR; encoded by the coding sequence ATGAGCATTCAACGATTTGGTGTGGAAGGCGGCAGCGGCACGGGTGGCCAGCATCTGCCATTTGCCCGTGCAGTGGCCGCGGATGGCTGGCTGTATGTCTCGGGCCAGGTGGCGATGGAAAACGGTGAGGTGATCGACGGCGGCATCGTGGCGCAATCGCACAAGGCCATCCAGAACGTGCTGGCCATCCTGAAGGAAGCCGGCTACGGCCCCGAGCACGTGGTCCGTTGCGGCGTCTGGCTCGATGATGCGCGCGACTTCCAGTCCTTCAACAAGGTGTTCAAGGAATACTTCGGCGCCAATCCGCCGGCGCGTGCCTGCGTGGTCTCGAGCATGGTGGTGGACTGCAAGGTCGAAGTCGACTGCGTGGCGTTCAAGCGCTGA